In Metopolophium dirhodum isolate CAU chromosome 7, ASM1992520v1, whole genome shotgun sequence, one genomic interval encodes:
- the LOC132949396 gene encoding uncharacterized protein LOC132949396 has protein sequence MDAMDTISSTANKLLKEFSLDNRYEVISLTAYEGKINIQENINNFLDKEFIECKSCKSERVITASIKNHLLIELLSLPTDLEASISISNLSDIGAIQNNYAGEVHLYLDDIPKTIKINDIYFLRGAIGFCGQDRWGLRVTTGHYKAFAYRSNDQWEVYDDLRDGISLNTKKKENIEMLLYSK, from the exons atggatGCAATGGATACAATTTCATCAACAGCCAATAAGCTGTTAAAAG AATTTTCTTTAGACAATAGATATGAAGTAATATCATTGACTGCTTATGAGGGGAAAATAAACATTcaagaaaatattaacaacttCTTAGATAAGGAATTTATTGAGTGTAAAAGCTGCAAAAGTGAGAGAGTTATAACTGCCAGCATAAAAAACCATTTGTTGATAGAACTACTATCATTACCTACag ATCTAGAAGCATCAATAAGCATATCCAATCTGAGTGATATAGGAGCAATCCAAAACAATTATGCAGGAGAAGTCCATTTGTATTTAGATGATAttccaaaaacaataaaaattaatgatatttattttttgagagGAGCTATAGGGTTTTGTGGACAAGACCGGTGGGGATTAAGAGTGACCACAGGACACTATAAAGCGTTTGCATACAGATCAAATGACCAATGGGAAGTGTATGATGATCTCAGAGATGGCatatcattaaatacaaaaaagaaggaaaatattgaaatgctattgtattcaaaataa
- the LOC132948749 gene encoding NFX1-type zinc finger-containing protein 1-like — protein MTKKKKQDYTLEYKWLENDLSKSSMLTSVSRVDMDDYRCIPLYPTLEDITDGPPKLCANHVNRPYKNCDEYLNNFFRLMREDFVSVIRDTLKTYKRGLDIDTMWYYANVKIEMKRNSSVTMFFRFDTPCHAKAFNYENSKRFKNGALLLLSKDKFTTFSLGIITDTFRLNKGIVGVDVVDFEEVNKWISIDLLEPQVFYEPYRYVLGVFQDLCETNFPMKNYIIHGLKEISYPSYLANNSIYTINGITFDILQNDQWPSAEILNMDINQYEAFKGALTKEFVMIQGPPGTGKTYIGLEIVKIIIENMYDTNKIKHPIMVVCMTNHALDQFLEGIWKITRNISRFGRGTKSDILVNYIPNMSVARKDECANIYVDAKRNVKTSIQKENEHLFNIKEVDRNEGVVDLSLLIQVLDESGFNTWFQDSYDLLAWLLHDISAVDGINPIDFIKKDKLLVSQLSKSNKNEANKKVYFITLKSIKLYCTRIQCQLNGMSQKDDEVPKKQDLEHALKIMKTVEDYIVKHLKLYKSRSENYKIQNNRDLLEKRDRWLLYYNWVRLYLTKEYNSIENMKDTTRQCRRDMNKFKSIGYLKPVQNKYVIGMTTTAAAKNRYLLKNLKCPIVIIEEAAEVLEPHIVASLSEYCEHVILIGDHKQLRPQTANHIIGKKYRLDISLFERMVNNEIPSYVLAEQHRMRPEIAGLVAPTIYPHLRNHASVMERPHVKGVGMNIFCMTHNVHEEKSYELSSFVNSVEANYLVALADYLLKQGYYPEDITIMAMYNAQVIYISNLINSPPFEHLANIRVSSVDAYQGEENEIVLLSLVRSNNNHSIGFLKTNNRVCVALSRARLGFYMAGDLKLLARASKLWNSIKKYLCSLNALGPKLLLKCQIHNKVIGSASSGLDFQKFTGCQLKCNVKLSCGHLCKELCHIEDSGHLMVKCSNVCNRKCPRDHQCRQMCHEECSCQELINEITNCGHIVQGKCSDIENMKCDIKVKKLLSCGHTLEKKCYEQFNCIEVCNKPNSNCLFRHLCKKPCGVNCGLCTYPIPIIMKCGHISEFSCSQEPDTVECLECKVNQQGKKKMKF, from the exons atgacgaaaaaaaaaaagcaagaCTATACACTTGAGTATAAATGGTTAGAAAATGATTTGTCAAAATCATCAATGTTAACATCTGTAAGTCGTGTGGACATGGACGACTATAGATGTATTCCACTTTACCCCACACTAGAAGATATAACTGATGGACCGCCTAAATTGTGTGCAAATCATGTTAATCGCCCATATAAAAATTGTGATGAATACCTAAACAACTTTTTTCGCCTCATGCGAGAAGATTTTGTTTCAGTAATTAGAGATACTTTAAAAACTTACAAACGAGGATTAGATATAGATACTATGTGGTACTATGCCAATGtgaaaattgaaatgaaaaGAAATTCATCTGTTACAATGTTTTTTAGATTTGATACACCTTGTCATGCTAAGGCTTTTAACTATGAAAATagtaaacgatttaaaaatggtGCTTTGTTGTTACTTTCAAAAGATAAATTTACTACATTCAGCCTAGGAATAATAACTGATACATTTAGATTAAATAAAGGCATAGTTGGTGTTGATGTTGTTGATTTTGAAGAAGTAAATAAATGGATATCAATTGACTTATTAGAACCGCAGGTTTTTTACGAACCTTACAGATATGTTCTGGGAGTATTCCAAGACTTGTGTGAAACAAATTTCCCAatgaagaattatattattcatggtCTAAAAGAAATATCCTATCCTAGTTATTTAGCAAACAATtctatttatactattaatgGGATTACATTTGATATTCTTCAAAATGACCAATGGCCGTCagctgaaatattaaatatggatATCAATCAATATGAAGCATTTAAAGGGGCTTTAACTAAAGAATTTGTTATGATACAGGGACCGCCCGGTACTGGAAAGACTTATATTGGATTAGAAATTGTGAagattattattgaaaacatgTATGATACAAACAAAATCAAGCATCCTATTATGGTTGTCTGTATGACTAATCATGCCTTAGATCAATTTCTTGAGGGTATATGGAAAATAACAAGAAATATTTCAAGATTTGGACGTGGTACTAAAAGTGATATTTTAGTGAACTATATTCCAAATATGAGTGTAGCTCGCAAGGATGAATGTGCTAACATTTATGTGGATGCCAAACGAAATGTAAAAACTTCAATACAAAAGGAAAATGAgcatctatttaatattaaagaagtTGATCGCAATGAAGGTGTGGTTGATTTGTCTTTACTTATACAAGTGCTTGACGAAAGTGGTTTTAATACATGGTTTCAAGATTCATATGATTTACTTGCATGGTTATTACATGATATTTCTGCTGTTGATGGTATAAATCCTATagactttataaaaaaagataaattactTGTTTCTCAgttatcaaaatcaaataaaaatgaagctaataaaaaagtatattttataactctaaaaagtataaaactgtATTGTACCCGAATTCAGTGTCAATTAAATGGTATGAGTCAAAAAGATGATGAAGTTCCCAAAAAGCAAGATTTAGaacatgcattaaaaataatgaagactGTAGAGGATTACATagtcaaacatttaaaattgtataagtcTAGATCTGAGAATTATAAAATCCAAAATAACCGTGATTTATTAGAAAAGAGAGATCGAtggttattgtattataattgggTTCGTTTGTATTTAAcaaaagaatataatagtattgaaAATATGAAAGATACTACTCGTCAATGTAGACGAGATATGAACAAGTTTAAATCAATTGGATATTTGAAaccagttcaaaataaatatgtgaTTGGTATGACAACAACTGCCGCTGCTAAAAATAGATATTtgctaaaaaatcttaaatgtccaattg TTATAATTGAAGAAGCAGCTGAGGTTCTAGAACCTCATATTGTGGCCTCATTGTCTGAATATTGTGAACATGTTATTCTCATTG gtgATCATAAACAACTGCGTCCTCAAACCGCTAATCATATCATAGGCAAAAAATATCGACTTGACATTTCATTGTTTGAACGTATGGTAAATAATGAAATTCCATCATATGTATTAGCTGAACAACACCGCATGCGACCAGAAATTGCAGGCTTAGTTGCACCAACTATTTATCCACATTTGAGAAACCATGCATCTGTTATGGAACGGCCACATGTTAAAGGAGTTGGCATGAATATATTTTGCATGACTCACAATGTTCATGAAGAAAAA AGTTATGAGTTATCCAGTTTCGTTAATAGCGTTGAGGCTAACTATTTGGTTGCATTGGCAGATTATCTATTAAAGCAAGGATATTATCCAGAAGATATAACTATTATGGCAATGTATAATGCTCAAGTCATATACATTTCTAAt ttgattaATTCACCACCTTTTGAACATTTGGCAAACATTAGAGTTTCTTCAGTGGATGCCTATCAAGGTGAAGaaaatgaaattgttttattgtcATTAGTACGTAGTAATAATAACCATAGTATTGGATTTTTGAAGACCAATAATAGAGTTTGTGTTGCGTTATCAAGAGCTAGATTGGGATTTTATATGGCTGGTGATTTGAAATTACTTGCTAGAGCCAGCAAATTGTggaatagtattaaaaaatacttatgcaGTTTGAATGCATTAG gtccAAAATTATTGTTGAAGTGTCAAATTCATAACAAAGTCATAGGAAGTGCATCAAGTGgcttagattttcaaaaatttaccGGATGTCAATTAAAGTGTAATGTTAAACTTTCTTGTGGGCATTTATGTAAGGAATTATGTCATATTGAAGATAGTGGCCATTTAATGGTTAAGTGTTCTAATGTCTGTAATAG aaAGTGTCCTAGAGATCATCAATGCCGTCAAATGTGCCATGAAGAGTGTTCATGTCAAGAGTTGATTAATGAAATTACCAATTGTGGGCATATTGTTCAAGGAAAATGCAGTGATATAGAAAATATGAAATGTGATattaag gttaaaaaattattaagttgtgGACACacacttgaaaaaaaatgcTATGAACAATTTAATTGCATTGAAGTATGTAATAAACCCAACTCAAATTGTTTATTTAGGCATTTATGCAAGAAACCATGTGGTGTAAATTGTGGTTTATGTACATATCCTATtccaataataatgaaatgtgGACATATTTCAGAATTCTCTTGTTCTCAAGAACCAGACACAGTAGAATGTTTAGAATGCAag gTAAATcaacaaggaaaaaaaaaaatgaaattttaa